The genomic DNA GAGCCAGCGGCTCGGGTGAACCGCCGTGGTGGCGGCACCGGGGGTGCGGCGCACGGCCGCGAGCGCATCGGCCAGGGCCGGCGCGACGGCCGCGGGGGAGTAGCGCTCGAGGGCCCAGGCCCGGTTCGCCGCGCCGAGGTCGTCGGGGTCGCCGCGTGCGAGCACCTCGGCGACCTGGTCGACGACGAGCAACGGGCGCTGCTCGGGGACCCGCCACGCGCCGGGCGCCTCGAACAGCTCGACGCCGCCGCCGCCGTCGTAGCCGACGACCAGGCAGCCCGACAGCATCGCCTCGACGACGGGCAGGCCGAAGCTGTCGGTGTGGGACAGCGACACGAACACCCGGGACTCGGCGAGGGTGCGGACGACCTCGGCGCGGGTCAGGTCGGCGATCACCCGGACGGGCTCCCCGCTGGTGCGCGGGTCGACCTCGAGCAGGCGCTCGAGCAGGCGCCCCTCGTGCGGCCGCTTCTTCGGCAGCAGGGCGACCCCGCGCTGGACCTCGGCGGGGCCGAACAGGTCGGGGTCGACCGGCGGCGGCACCCGGTGCACCGCGAGGTCGGGGTGCAGGGCCGAGATCACCGCCACGGACTCCCGGGAGACCGTCCAGACCGACGGCGCCGGGTCCCAGCCCGGGTAGGCCGACGCGGGCGCGTCCCAGGTGGCGTAGGTGTAGAAGTGGTTCTGGTTGAACACGGCCTTGCGGGCCCCGGGGGCCGGGTCGACGCCGGGCACCACCGGCGCCTCGGGGTAGAGCACCACGTCGTCGGCGCCGACCTCGAGGGTGGGGCCGCTCACCACGGGCACCTCGCCCATCCAGGCGGGCACCTCGGGCGCCGGCAGCCACAGGGACGCCTCGACCCCGGCGGCCCGCAGGAGCGCGATGTGGCGCAGGTGGACGTCGACCCCGCCGCTCAGGTGCGGGGTGGCGAAGCTGGCGTAGAGGACCCGGCCGGACACGCGCCTCAGTCTGGCGCGGAGGTCGCGGCGTCGGCGACCGGCTCCGCCCGGGCGGCCCGCACGAGCGCGTCGAGGGCCTCGCGGTCGCGCCCCGGTCCCGGACGGGCGCCGCCGGGCTCGGTGACGTAGAAGGTGTCGATCGCCTGCCCGGCCAGGGTGGACACGTGCGCGGAACGGATCGAGAGGCCGGCCGCGCTGAGCGAGGCGCCCAGCGACCACAGCAGCCCAGGGCGGTCGCCCGTGCGGACCTCGAGCACCGACGCCGACTCGCTCGCGTCGCCGACCGCCTCGACGTGCACCTGCGCGGGCTCGGGCCGGGCCCGGGACTCGCGCCGGCGGACGGTCTCCAGCGCGCGCCGGTCACCGGTGGCGAGGCGCTCGAGCTGCTGGACGAGGAAGGCGGCGTCGGGCACGTCGGCGACGCGCTCCGCGTCGAGGCGCCAGGTGTTCACCGCGACGGCGCCCCCGGGCAGGTCGACGGTGTGCAGGACGGCGGCGCGGACCTGCACACCGGCCGCAGCGAGCAGGCCGGCCGTGTCGCTGAACAGCCCCAGGCGGTCCGGCGCGGCCACCAGCAGCTCGACGCCGCCCGGGCGCGGGGCGACCCGGACCCGCGGGCGCTCGTCGAGGGCGACCGAGCGGGCCAGCCCGACGTCGACCAGGGCGGCGAGGTCGGGCCGCGCGGCCGGCCCGTCGACGAGCATCCCCTCGACGTGGTCGGCGAGTCCGTTGATGAGGGAGGCGCGCCACGGCGACCACGCGGCCGGGCCCGCCGCGCGGGCGTCGGCGGCGGTCAGGGCCCGCAGCAGCCCGAGCACGTCGCTGCGCCCGCCCACGGCGGTGACCAGGGCGTCCTGCGTACGCGGGTCCGCGTGGTCGCGCCGGGTCGCCAGCTCGGCGAGCGTCAGGTGCTCGCGGACGAGCAGCTCGACGAGGTCCACGTCGGCCGGGGCGAGACCGATCCGGTCGGCCGCCGCCCGGGCGATCGGCGCGCCGACGGCCGGGTGGGCGGGACCCGCCCCGGGCAGCTTGCCGATGTCGTGCAGCAGCGCGGCGAGCAGCAGCAGGTCCGGCCGCTCGACCTCGGTGAGGTGGCGGTGGGCCTCGACGACGGTCTGCACCGAGTGCCGGTCGACCGTGTGCCGGTGAAGCGGGTTGTGCTGCGGGCGCGACCGGATCGGCGCCCACTCGGGCAGCCAGCAGGTGATGGCGCCGGCCAGGTCGAGCGCCTCCCACACGGGTAGGAGGGCGGGGCCGGCCGCGAGCATTTCGACGAGCGCCTCGCGCGCGGGCTCGGGCCACGGGTCGGGCAGCGGGCTCACCCGCGCACCGATGTTCGCGGCGGTCACGGGGGCGAGGGTGAGCCCCTCACGGGCGGCGAGGGCGCCGGCGCGCAGGCCGACCAGCGGGTCGTCGGCGGCCTCGGCCCGCAGCAGCCCGACCTCCTGCACGCCCGCCCCGCCGGAGACGATCAGCCCGTGGCCCACGGTGCGGTACTCGGGTCCGCGCTCGCGCCGGCCGAAGCCGAGCACCCGGCGCACGGGGGCGGCCTGGCGGGCGGCGCGGACGGTCAGGTCGACGGCGTGCGCCACCCGGCGGGCGTTGAGGCTGACCTCGCGGCGCAGGTCGTCGGGGTCGTCGTGGCCGAGGGTGCGGGCGACGGCGTCGACCTCGCCGGCCAGCAGCCGGTCGAGCGGGCGGCCGGCGGCGAGGTGCAGGGCGTCGCGCACGTCGAGCAGGCGGCCGTACGGCGCCTCGACCCCGGCGTGCGGCCGGTCGGTGAGCCAGGTGGCCGCGAGCGCGCGGAGCATCGTCATGTCCCGGAACCCGCCCCGGGCCTCCTTGAGGTCCGGCTCCAGCAGGAAGGCGGCGTCGCCGGCGCTCGCCCAGCGGTCCTCGAGGGCGTCGAGCAGCTCGGGGAGCCGGCGGCGGGCGTTGGTGCGCCAGGCCCCGAGCAGCGCCGTTCGGGCCCCGCTCACCAGGTCGGCGTCGCCCGCGACGAGCCGGAGGTCGAGGAGACCCACGCCCGCGCTCAGCTCGCGCCCGGCGACGGCACCGCACTCGGCGGGCGTGCGGACGGAGTGGTCCATCTTGACCCGGGCGTCCCACAGCGGGTACCACAGGCGCTCGGAGAGGGCGTCGATGCCGCCCGCCGCGCGGGCGAGCCGACCGTCGTGCAGCAGTACCAGGTCGAGGTCGGAGCGCGGGCCGAGCTCGCGGCGGGCGAGGCTGCCGACGCAGGCCAGCGCGACGCCGGAGGCCGGGGCCGCGACCGAGGCGAAGAGCGCCGCGAGCCCCTGCTCGACGACACCGGTCATCGAACGCCGGCGGCCCGGCCCCGCCTGGGCTTCCCAGGGGGACCGGACCGCGACGTCGAGCCGTCGTTCGGTGAGGACGGACCTCAGGTCGAGCTCGTCCTCAGGCACGGGCGTCAGAGGGCGTCGGCACCGCGCTCGCCGGTGCGGACCCGGACGACGTCGTCGACCGGGACGGACCAGACCTTGCCGTCGCCGATGCGACCCGTCCGGGCGCTCTTGACGAGCACGTCGACGATGTCGGTCGCGTCGTCGTCGGACACGAGGACCTCGAGGCGCACCTTCGGCACCAGGTCGACGGTGTACTCCGCGCCCCGGTAGACCTCCGTGTGGCCCCGCTGACGGCCGAAGCCGCTGGCCTCGCTGACGGTCATGCCCTCGACCCCGAAGGACTCCAGGGCGCTCTTCACCTCGTCGAGCATGTGGGGCTTGATGATCGCGGTCACGAGCTTCACGCGTTGACCTCCTTGTCGGCCTCGGTGTCGATCTTGTCAGCAGGGGCGGTGCGGTGGGCGAGCGTGGAGCCCAGCGCACCGGTGGAGCGCAGCGTGCCGGCGAGGTTGCCGAGGTCGTACGCGCTCTCGGCGTGCTCGACGCTGTCGACGCCCTCGAGCTCCACGTCCTCCGCGACCCGGAAGCCGACGGTCTTCTCGAGGACCAGGCCGATGATCAGGGTCAGCACGAAGCTGAACACCAGGACGGCGAGCGCCCCGACGACCTGGCGCCAGAGCTGGTCGACCCCGCCTCCGTAGAAGAGCCCGTCGACGCCGGCCGGGGCGGCGGAGGTGGCGAAGAAGCCGACGGCGATGGTGCCCCAGAGGCCGCCGACCAGGTGGACGCCGACCACGTCGAGCGAGTCGTCGACGTTCAGCTTGTACTTCAGCCCGACGGCCAGGGCGCAGAGCGCGCCGGCGATGGCGCCGAGCAGGATCGCGCCGACCGGGCTCACCGAGGAGCAGGACGGGGTGATCGCGACCAGGCCGGCCACGATGCCCGAGGCGGCGCCCAGCGAGGTGGCGTGGCCGTCGCGGATGCGCTCGGTGATGAGCCAGGCGAGCGCGGCGGCGCCGGTGGCGACCATCGTGTTGACCCAGACGACCGAGGCGGAGTTGCCCGCGGTGAGGGCGGAGCCGGCGTTGAAGCCGAACCAGCCGAACCACAGCAGGCCGGCGCCGAGCATGACCAGCGTCAGGTTGTGCGGGCGCATCGGGTCGCGCTTCCAGCCGGCGCGGCGGCCGAGCACGATGGCGAGGGCGAGGCCCGCGACACCGGCGTTGATGTGGACCGCGGTGCCGCCGGCGAAGTCGATCGCCTTGAGGTTGTTGGCGATCCAGCCGCCGACGTGGGAGACGGTGCCGTCGTCCTCGGTCACGCTGAAGTCGAAGACCCAGTGCGCGACGGGGAAGTAGACGATGGTGGCCCAGACGACCGTGAAGATCATCCAGGTGCCCCACTTGGCCCGGTCGGCGATGGCGCCGGAGATCAGGGCGACGGTGATGATGGCGAAGACGGCCTGGAAGCCGACAAAGGCCATCGTCGGCAGCCCGGCGCCGGTGTCCTCCATCAGGCCCTTGAGGCCGAAGTACTGGCCCGGGTTGCCGAGCAGCCCGGCGCCGACGTCGTCGCCGAAGGCCATCGAGTAGCCCCAGAGGACCCAGACGACGGAGATCGAGGCGAGCGCCCCGAAGCTCATCATCATCATGTTCAGCACGGTCTTGGCCCGGACCATGCCGCCGTAGAACAGCGCGAGGCCCGGCGTCATCAGCAGCACGAGGGCGGCTGAGGTGAGGATCCAGGCGGTGTCGCCAGAGTTCACGTCGAGTGGAGTCATGCTTGCTTCTTCCTGCAGTGAGGACCTGGACGGAGACGGACGGACTGCTGCCGGGGGACCTGCCCGAACCGCCGTCGTGGCGGCAGGGGAGGATTGCGACTCGAACTCTGCTGGTCGCGTGTTGCACCGGCGGTGCCGTCGGTTACGGCGGCATGACAGTTCTCACGCGTTCGTGACGGACGCGTTTCACGTGTGAGGTCGCGCCGGACTCCGGTCCGCGACCGCTCGAGAGAGGCGGCGGCATGGCCTGGCTGGTCACCGGAGGAGCGGGCTACATCGGCTCGCACGTGGTGCGCGCGTTCCGCGAGGCGGGCGAGGAGGTCGTCGTGATCGACTCCCTCAGCAGCGGCCACGCCGGCTTCGTGCCCGACGACGTGCCCTTCGTGCGCGGCACGATCCTCGACGGCGACCTCGTGCGGCACACGCTGCGCGACCACGCCGTCTCCGGCGTCGTCCACCTCGCCGGCTTCAAGTACGCCGGCGTCTCGGTGAGCAGGCCGCTGCTGACCTACCAGCAGAACGTGACCGGAACCGCCACGCTGCTCGAGCAGATGGACGCCGAGGGAGTCGGCCGGATCGTCTTCTCCAGCTCGGCGGCCACGTACGGCACCCCCGACGTCGACCTCGTCACCGAGGAGACGCCGACGCACCCGGAGTCGCCGTACGGGCAGAGCAAGCTGGTCGGGGAGTGGTTGATCGCCGACCAGGCGCGGGCCGCCGAGCTCGCCGGGGGGACCCTCGCCCACACGTCGCTGCGCTACTTCAACGTGGTCGGCTCGGCGACGCCGGACCTCTACGACACCAGCCCGCACAACCTCTTCCCGCTGGTGCTGCAGATGCTGCAGCGCGGCGGCACCCCGCGCATCAACGGCGACGACTACGATACCCCCGACGGGACCTGCGTGCGCGACTACGTCCACGTCGCCGACCTCGCGCACTCCCATGTGGTGGCGGCGCAGGCGCTGGAGTCGGGACGCCCGCTGGAGCCCGTCTACAACCTGGGCAGCGGCGACGGCGTCTCGGTCCGCCAGATCATGGACGTCGCCGCCGAGGTCACGGGCATCGACTTCACCCCGGAGGTCGCCCCGCGCCGGCCCGGCGACCCGGCTCGCATCGTCGCCTCCGGCGAGCTCGCCGCCCGCGACCTGGGCTGGGAGATGCGGCACTCGCTGCACGACATGGTGGCCAGCGCGTGGGCGGCGCAGCAGCGCCACTCCGGCTGAGCCAGGGGCCCGCGCACTAGGCTCGCCCCGGGTCGCGCCACGACGGCGCGCCAGCGAGGAGGCACAGCGTGAGCAACGTGGTCGAGGTCGGCGACATCCGGGACTGGCAGGGCCTGTCGGTGGTGGACGCGACCGGCTCCAAGATCGGGTCGCTCGAGGGCGTCTACTTCGACACCTCCACCGACCAGCCGGCCTTCGCCAGCGTCAAGCGCGGCGTACCCGCCAAGCTCGTCTTCGTGCCCCTCGCCGGGGCGACGGTCAGCCCCAAGCAGGTCCGGGTCACCACCGACAAGAAGACGGCCAAGGACGCCCCCGCCATCGACACCGACGGCGAGCTCACCTCCGAGCTCGAGCCGACGGTCTACAGCCACTACGGGCTCACCTACGAGCGCGGCGCCACCGGCGAGCGCCGCCTGGGCCGTCGCTGACGCCGCTCCTCGGGCCGACCGTCGAGGGCGGTCGGCGGTGACCGGGCGCAGGGTCCTGCTCGGCCTCGACCTGCTCGCCAAGGCCGCGCTGGTCGTGCTGCTGCTGGTCGCGCTGGCCCACCCCGACCTCGCGAACCTCAAGGCCAAGGGTGCCGGGCTGCGGCTGGTCATCTACCCGCTGGGCGCCTTGGCGGTGCCGATGTGGTGGTGGCTGCAAGGACGCCGGGCTTGGGCCGGACGGCGCTTCCCCTGGGGCGCCGACCTGCTCGTGACGCTGCCGTGGCTGTCGGACCTGCTGGGCAACCGGTTGGACTTCTTCGACACGGTGACCTGGTGGGACGACGTCAGCCACTTCGGGCACTGGCTGCTGCTGACCGCCGGGGTGCTCGCGGCCTGGGCGCCCGGCCGGCGGATCGGTGCGGGCGCGCTGATCATGGTCGGGCTCGGCTTCGGGGCGACGGCGGCGGTGCTCTGGGAGCTGGGGGAGTACGCCGCCTTCATGCGCTTCCTCCCCACGTACGCCTACGCCTACCCCGACACCCTCGGCGACCTGACGCTCGGGACGAGCGGTTCGCTGGTGGCCGGCCTCCTCGTCGCCGTCCACCGCCGCGTACGCCCGCCCGTCCGCGACTGAGTGCGAGAACGCTCCCTGCGCCTGTCGAAGGGCCTCGAAGAGGTTGGCGTTCTTGCAGCACGGAGGAAGGCCGACCCGTCTAGGGCCCTTCGACAGGCTCGGGGAGCGTCCCCCGTGCACCTCGGCGAGGTCGGAAGCATTCCTGAACCTCGACGGCCCGCGCCGCGGGGCGGTCTAGACTGCGGGCATGTCCGGGACGCTCCTGCTTACCTAGCCGCGCGGCGCACGCTGCGCGGCTGCCCCTCGTGCCGTCTGGCAGAGGGGTTTTTTCATGCCCGGACCGCAGAGGACGAGGAGATCGACCATGAGCACGACGGAGGCCGAGCCGGTCCACGAGGCCGCCCACGACGCCGACCGCGTGGAGCCCGACCGCTACGACGCCGTGGCCGCGCAGCAGCGCTGGCAGGCGTACTGGGAGTCGGAGGCGACGTTCGCGGCCCGCGACACCCTGGACGAGCAGGGCTCGAAGCCGCGCGCGTACGTGCTCGACATGTTCCCGTACCCCTCCGGGGACCTGCACATGGGCCACGCCGAGGCGTTCGTCATGGGCGACATCCCGGCCCGCTACCTGCGGCTCAAGGGCCACGAGGTCCTGCACCCGATCGGCTGGGACTCGTTCGGCCTGCCTGCGGAGAACGCGGCCATCCAGCGCGGCACGCACCCGGCCGAGTGGACGTACGCCAACATCGAGACCCAGGCGACGTCGTTCCGCCGCTACGGCCTGAGCCTGGACTGGTCGCGGCGCCTGCACACCTCCGACCCGGAGTACTACCGCTGGACGCAGTGGTTGTTCCTGCGCTTCCGCGAGCGCGGGCTGGCCTACCGCAAGGCGAGCTTCGTCAACTGGTGCCCCAAGGACCAGACCGTGCTCGCCAACGAGCAGGTCGTCCAGGGCGCCTGCGAGCGCTGCGGCACCACGGTGACCAAGCGCCAGCTGACGCAGTGGTACTTCCGCGTCACCGAGTACGCGCAGCGCCTGCTGGACGACATGGCCGAGCTCGAGGGCGGCTGGCCCGACCGCGTGCTGGCCATGCAGCGCAACTGGATCGGGCGCTCCGAGGGCGCGTACGTCGACTTCGCGGTGACGCTGGGGGACGGTTCGCTCCGCGAGGAGCCGGTGCGGGTCTTCACGACGCGTCCGGACACGCTCTTCGGCGCGACCTTCTTCGTCGTCGCTCCCGAGGCCCCGCTGGCCGCCGAGGTCGTCACCGACGAGCAGCGCCCGGCCTTCGAGGCCTACCTGGAGCAGACCAAGCGGATCACCGAGATCGAGCGCCAGTCGACCGACCGGCCCAAGACCGGTGTCTTCCTGGGCGTGCACGCGACCAACCCGGTCAACGGCGAGCAGATCCCCGTGTACGCGGCCGACTACGTGCTGGCCGAGTACGGCACGGGTGCGGTCATGGCCGTGCCCGCGCACGACCAGCGCGACCTCGACTTCGCCCGCGCGCACGACCTGCCCGTGCGCGTCGTCGTCGAGACCGGCCTGCCCGACCCCTCCGAGACCGGTGTCGCCACCCCCGGCGACGGCGCGTACGTGTCGTCGGGCCCGCTGGACGGCCTGGCCGACAAGGCGGCCGGCGTGGAGCGGATCGTCGCGCAGCTGCAGGACGACGGGGTGGGGGAGTCGGCGGTCACCTTCCGCCTGCGCGACTGGCTGCTGAGCCGCCAGCGCTACTGGGGCGCGCCGATCCCGGTCATCCACTGCCCGGCCTGCGGCGAGGTCGCGGTGCCCGACGACCAGCTGCCCGTGGAGCTGCCCTACCTGACCGGCGCTGCGCTGGCCCCGAAGGGCACCTCGCCGCTGGCGAGCGCGACCGACTGGGTCAACGTCTCCTGCCCGCAGTGCGACGGCCCGGCCAAGCGCGACACCGACACGATGGACACCTTCGTCGACTCGTCGTGGTACTTCTTCCGCTACTGCAGCCCCGGCGCCACCGACGCGCCCTTCGACCCCGACGACGTGCGTCGCTGGATGCCGGTCGCGCAGTACGTCGGCGGCGTCGAGCACGCGATCCTGCACCTGCTCTACATGCGTTTCTTCACCAAGGTGCTCTTCGACATGGGCCTGGTGGACTTCGTCGAGCCGATGCGACGCCTGCTCAACCAGGGCCAGGTGATCAACCAGGGCCGGGCGATGAGCAAGTCGCTCGGCAACGGCGTCGACCTGGGCGCGCAGATCGACCAGTTCGGGGTCGACGCGATCCGCCTGACCGTCGTCTTCGCCGGGCCCCCGGAGGAGGACATCGACTGGGCCGACGTGTCGCCGGCGGGTTCGCTGAAGTTCCTGCAGCGGGCCTACCGCCTCGCGGTGGACGTGACGAGCGCCCCGGGCACCGACCCCCGCACGGGTGACGGCGCGCTGCGCCGCGAGACGCACCGGCTGCTGTCGGAGGTGACGAACGCCGTCGAGACGCAGCGCTTCAACGTGGCCGTCGCCCGCGTCATGGAGCTCGTGAACGCCACCCGGCGCGCGATCGACGCCGGACCGGGAGCAGGCGACGCCGCCGTCCGCGAGGCCGCCGAGGTCGTCACGGTCGCGCTGAGCCTGGTCGCGCCGTACGCGGCCGAGGAGATGTGGGAGCGCCTCGGCCACACGCCCTCGGTCGCCGACGCGAGCTGGCCTGAGGCCGACGCCTCGCTGCTGGTCGCCGAGACCGTCACCTGCGTGCTGCAGGTGCAGGGCAAGGTGCGCGGGCGCCTGGAGGTCTCGCCCGACGTGAGCGAGGACGATCTGCGCGCGGCCGCGCTGGCCGACGAGGGCGTCGTCCGCGCCCTGGCCGGGCGCGAGGTGGCCAAGGTCATCGTGCGGGCGCCCAAGCTCGTGAGCATCGTCCCGGGGCGGTAGCCCCGATCAAGACCGGCTCGGTCCCTCCCACCTCGGGGAGGACCGGGCCGGTCGACGTGTGCGTCGGGGTCAGGACGAACCTCAGGATCCGCCCAATGTTGAAGGCTCAACCATCCCTGCGCTGGTGTAGAGCCGTTGACAACGGTGTCCAATGGTTGAAGCGTCAATCTTCTGAGGAAGCCCCGCCCGGGGCCGTGACCCCCAGGAGACCCCGATGTCCGCCGCCCGCCCCGTCCCCGTCCTCGCCCTGCGCGTGGTCCTCGTCCTCGTGGCCCTGGTGCTCACCGCCACGGTCTCCGGCCGCGGCACCGCGGCGGAGGCTGCACCGACGGCCGGCACGACGGCGAGCTCGACGCAGAACGTGGGCCCGGCCCTCGGGTGGGCCCAGGACGTCGTCTACGTGCAGGACGACGCGTCCTCCCGGTGGCCCGTGGCGGCGGCCACGAAGGCCCTGAGCAAGGGCTCGTCCCTGCGCCTGGTCCTGGTCGCGCGCTGCCCTGCGCCGGGCGCGGACGGCGCCCCCGTGCAGTGCATCCGGGTGTCGTCCAAGGACCTCGGCGGCGGGACGCTCGCCGGCACCACCGACTGGACCTTCGTCAAGAGCACCAACAAGCTGAGCACGGCCACCGTCCAGCTCAACGACCGCTGGGCCAAGCACGCCTCGTACGCCGACCGGCTGAACATCGCCGAGCACGAGCTCGGCCACGGTGTCGGGCTGCCCCACGTCAAGCGCACCTCGAGCATCATGAACGCCGTCGCCCACGGCCGGACGAAGCCGGACGCCGGGGACCTGCGCGCGCTGAAGGCGCGCTACTGAGCGGTGCGCCTCGGGCTCTGCGCGGGCGCGCCCGTGGGCCTCAGGAGGTCCCGGCCAGGGTCGCCAGCAGGCCGAGGTGGTCGCTGCCGGGCATCCGCACCGTCTCCAGCGACGTCGCGGTGAGCCGGTCGTCGACGAGGACGTGGTCGATCGGCAGCAGCGGCGGGAAGGCCCGGTCCGCCGGCCAGGTCGGCACCCACCCGGCCCCCACGAGGTCCGCGGCGCTGCGCATGCCGTCGGCGCGCAGCCGCTGCAGCGGGGCGTGGTCGTCGATCGCGTTCAGGTCCCCGGCGACCACGAGCGGCATCGAGAGGTTGTCGCGCACCGCGGTCTCCAGCGCGGCGTGGTCGCCGGCGAAGGCACCGCCCGCGCAGTACGGGTTGCACGGGTGGACGCCGAGCAGGCGGAGCGGGGAGCGCCCGGGCACGTCGACCGTCATCACCCACTGCGTCGCGAGCGAGCCGGGGAGCGGTTCGGCGTCGGTCAGCGGGTAGCGGGAGAAGATCGTCGTGTCGCTGGGCGGGCCGCCGAGGGCGCCGACCGCGTACGGGAAGCGTGCGTCCCACCCCGGCGTCTGGAGCCGCTCGAGGAAGCCGCGGTCGGTCTCGCTGAGGACCACCACGTCGGCGCCGGAGGCGACCTCGCCGAGGCGTTCGGTGTCGGCCCGGCCGAGGTAGACGTTCTGGGCGAGCACCGTGAACGACGGGCCGACGACCGGCCGGTCGTCCGGCACGAAGAACGGGGCCACCCAGCTGACGTGCAGCGCCGTCAGCGCTGCGACGAGGACCGTCAGGAGGGCGACGGGTGCGCGCCGCCGGCTCAGGACCAGCGCGACGACCAGCAGCAGCAGGGCGAGCAGGTAGAGCGGCAGGCCGTACGGGACGAAGGACGCCAGCAGCGCGCCCAGGTCGTCGGTCGGCGCGCCGACGCGGAGCAGCGTCGTGCCCACGGCGGGCACGAGCAGCAGCAGCGCCGCCACGAGCGTCGCGCGTCGCCGGCGAGGGCGGGTGGGCGTGCTGTCCCAGGCCGGGCGTTCGGCGGTCCCGGCCCTCACGCGGCCCGGCGTGCCCGGCGGCGCAGCTGCTTAGTCATGCGGATCTCCTGCGGGTTCGGCTGGTAGCGGCACGGCCGGCGCTCGTCGGTCTCGGCCCAGCCGTGGCTGCGGAAGAAGGCCCGCGCCCCCGCGTTCCCCTCCAGCACCCACAGCGTGGCCTCGGGCTCGCCGCCGTCGTACATCTCACGAACGGCGAACTCGAGGAGTGCCGAGCCGTAGCCCCGGCGCGTCCGGTGGGGCGCGATCCCGAGGTGCAGCACCTCGCCGGAGGAGGAGAAGGCGACGTAGCCGAGCGCGTCCTCCTCGCGCTCGAGGACGAAGACCCGCGCCGACGGGTCGTGCAGGAGACGCCGCCAGCGGCTCGTGACCTCACCGACCGGGTAGGGGTGCTCCTCCGGCGGGAAGAGGTGCTCCAGGTGCTCCTCGCCCGCCGCCCGCTCGATCCGGGTCAGCAGCCGGGACTC from Microlunatus sagamiharensis includes the following:
- a CDS encoding glycosyltransferase; amino-acid sequence: MSGRVLYASFATPHLSGGVDVHLRHIALLRAAGVEASLWLPAPEVPAWMGEVPVVSGPTLEVGADDVVLYPEAPVVPGVDPAPGARKAVFNQNHFYTYATWDAPASAYPGWDPAPSVWTVSRESVAVISALHPDLAVHRVPPPVDPDLFGPAEVQRGVALLPKKRPHEGRLLERLLEVDPRTSGEPVRVIADLTRAEVVRTLAESRVFVSLSHTDSFGLPVVEAMLSGCLVVGYDGGGGVELFEAPGAWRVPEQRPLLVVDQVAEVLARGDPDDLGAANRAWALERYSPAAVAPALADALAAVRRTPGAATTAVHPSRWLDAMPVGFTKTG
- a CDS encoding [protein-PII] uridylyltransferase, producing the protein MPEDELDLRSVLTERRLDVAVRSPWEAQAGPGRRRSMTGVVEQGLAALFASVAAPASGVALACVGSLARRELGPRSDLDLVLLHDGRLARAAGGIDALSERLWYPLWDARVKMDHSVRTPAECGAVAGRELSAGVGLLDLRLVAGDADLVSGARTALLGAWRTNARRRLPELLDALEDRWASAGDAAFLLEPDLKEARGGFRDMTMLRALAATWLTDRPHAGVEAPYGRLLDVRDALHLAAGRPLDRLLAGEVDAVARTLGHDDPDDLRREVSLNARRVAHAVDLTVRAARQAAPVRRVLGFGRRERGPEYRTVGHGLIVSGGAGVQEVGLLRAEAADDPLVGLRAGALAAREGLTLAPVTAANIGARVSPLPDPWPEPAREALVEMLAAGPALLPVWEALDLAGAITCWLPEWAPIRSRPQHNPLHRHTVDRHSVQTVVEAHRHLTEVERPDLLLLAALLHDIGKLPGAGPAHPAVGAPIARAAADRIGLAPADVDLVELLVREHLTLAELATRRDHADPRTQDALVTAVGGRSDVLGLLRALTAADARAAGPAAWSPWRASLINGLADHVEGMLVDGPAARPDLAALVDVGLARSVALDERPRVRVAPRPGGVELLVAAPDRLGLFSDTAGLLAAAGVQVRAAVLHTVDLPGGAVAVNTWRLDAERVADVPDAAFLVQQLERLATGDRRALETVRRRESRARPEPAQVHVEAVGDASESASVLEVRTGDRPGLLWSLGASLSAAGLSIRSAHVSTLAGQAIDTFYVTEPGGARPGPGRDREALDALVRAARAEPVADAATSAPD
- a CDS encoding P-II family nitrogen regulator, yielding MKLVTAIIKPHMLDEVKSALESFGVEGMTVSEASGFGRQRGHTEVYRGAEYTVDLVPKVRLEVLVSDDDATDIVDVLVKSARTGRIGDGKVWSVPVDDVVRVRTGERGADAL
- a CDS encoding ammonium transporter yields the protein MTPLDVNSGDTAWILTSAALVLLMTPGLALFYGGMVRAKTVLNMMMMSFGALASISVVWVLWGYSMAFGDDVGAGLLGNPGQYFGLKGLMEDTGAGLPTMAFVGFQAVFAIITVALISGAIADRAKWGTWMIFTVVWATIVYFPVAHWVFDFSVTEDDGTVSHVGGWIANNLKAIDFAGGTAVHINAGVAGLALAIVLGRRAGWKRDPMRPHNLTLVMLGAGLLWFGWFGFNAGSALTAGNSASVVWVNTMVATGAAALAWLITERIRDGHATSLGAASGIVAGLVAITPSCSSVSPVGAILLGAIAGALCALAVGLKYKLNVDDSLDVVGVHLVGGLWGTIAVGFFATSAAPAGVDGLFYGGGVDQLWRQVVGALAVLVFSFVLTLIIGLVLEKTVGFRVAEDVELEGVDSVEHAESAYDLGNLAGTLRSTGALGSTLAHRTAPADKIDTEADKEVNA
- the galE gene encoding UDP-glucose 4-epimerase GalE — protein: MAWLVTGGAGYIGSHVVRAFREAGEEVVVIDSLSSGHAGFVPDDVPFVRGTILDGDLVRHTLRDHAVSGVVHLAGFKYAGVSVSRPLLTYQQNVTGTATLLEQMDAEGVGRIVFSSSAATYGTPDVDLVTEETPTHPESPYGQSKLVGEWLIADQARAAELAGGTLAHTSLRYFNVVGSATPDLYDTSPHNLFPLVLQMLQRGGTPRINGDDYDTPDGTCVRDYVHVADLAHSHVVAAQALESGRPLEPVYNLGSGDGVSVRQIMDVAAEVTGIDFTPEVAPRRPGDPARIVASGELAARDLGWEMRHSLHDMVASAWAAQQRHSG
- a CDS encoding PRC-barrel domain-containing protein, which produces MSNVVEVGDIRDWQGLSVVDATGSKIGSLEGVYFDTSTDQPAFASVKRGVPAKLVFVPLAGATVSPKQVRVTTDKKTAKDAPAIDTDGELTSELEPTVYSHYGLTYERGATGERRLGRR
- the leuS gene encoding leucine--tRNA ligase, with the translated sequence MSTTEAEPVHEAAHDADRVEPDRYDAVAAQQRWQAYWESEATFAARDTLDEQGSKPRAYVLDMFPYPSGDLHMGHAEAFVMGDIPARYLRLKGHEVLHPIGWDSFGLPAENAAIQRGTHPAEWTYANIETQATSFRRYGLSLDWSRRLHTSDPEYYRWTQWLFLRFRERGLAYRKASFVNWCPKDQTVLANEQVVQGACERCGTTVTKRQLTQWYFRVTEYAQRLLDDMAELEGGWPDRVLAMQRNWIGRSEGAYVDFAVTLGDGSLREEPVRVFTTRPDTLFGATFFVVAPEAPLAAEVVTDEQRPAFEAYLEQTKRITEIERQSTDRPKTGVFLGVHATNPVNGEQIPVYAADYVLAEYGTGAVMAVPAHDQRDLDFARAHDLPVRVVVETGLPDPSETGVATPGDGAYVSSGPLDGLADKAAGVERIVAQLQDDGVGESAVTFRLRDWLLSRQRYWGAPIPVIHCPACGEVAVPDDQLPVELPYLTGAALAPKGTSPLASATDWVNVSCPQCDGPAKRDTDTMDTFVDSSWYFFRYCSPGATDAPFDPDDVRRWMPVAQYVGGVEHAILHLLYMRFFTKVLFDMGLVDFVEPMRRLLNQGQVINQGRAMSKSLGNGVDLGAQIDQFGVDAIRLTVVFAGPPEEDIDWADVSPAGSLKFLQRAYRLAVDVTSAPGTDPRTGDGALRRETHRLLSEVTNAVETQRFNVAVARVMELVNATRRAIDAGPGAGDAAVREAAEVVTVALSLVAPYAAEEMWERLGHTPSVADASWPEADASLLVAETVTCVLQVQGKVRGRLEVSPDVSEDDLRAAALADEGVVRALAGREVAKVIVRAPKLVSIVPGR